A genomic window from Tolypothrix sp. PCC 7910 includes:
- a CDS encoding LysR family transcriptional regulator, with amino-acid sequence MSDLPFTLDQLRILKAIALEGSFKRAADSLYVSQPAVSLQVQNLERQLDVPLFDRGGRRAQLTEAGHLLLSYGEKILSLCQETCRAIEDLQNLQGGTLIVGASQTTGTYLLPKMIGMFRQKYPDVAVQLHVHSTRRTAWSVANGQVDLAIIGGEIPGELAESLEILPYAEDELVLILPVFHPLTKLETIQKDDLYKLQFIALDSQSTIRKVIDQVLARCEIDTRRFKIEMELNSIEAIKNAVQSGLGAAFVSTSAIAKELQMGVLHCAPIEGVVVKRTLWLIFNPNRYRSKAAEAFSQEILPQFATPGWNHNVLKLAQKNLMVNTLDAVIPNSSDED; translated from the coding sequence ATGTCTGACCTTCCTTTCACTTTAGATCAGTTACGTATTCTCAAAGCGATCGCCCTAGAAGGGAGCTTCAAGCGCGCCGCTGATAGTCTTTATGTCTCCCAACCTGCCGTCAGTTTACAAGTACAAAACTTAGAACGGCAGCTCGATGTACCTTTATTTGACCGTGGAGGACGACGTGCCCAATTAACTGAAGCTGGACATTTACTTCTAAGTTACGGGGAAAAAATCCTCAGTCTGTGTCAAGAAACCTGTCGTGCTATCGAAGATTTGCAAAATCTCCAGGGTGGCACTTTAATTGTCGGTGCTTCTCAAACCACCGGTACCTATCTGCTACCGAAGATGATTGGGATGTTTAGACAAAAATATCCTGATGTGGCTGTACAACTACACGTCCATTCGACGCGGCGCACAGCTTGGAGCGTCGCAAACGGACAGGTGGATTTAGCGATTATTGGTGGTGAGATTCCTGGAGAATTAGCCGAGTCTCTGGAAATTCTCCCCTACGCCGAAGATGAACTGGTGCTGATATTACCTGTATTTCATCCCTTAACCAAACTGGAAACAATTCAAAAAGACGACCTTTATAAACTCCAATTCATTGCTCTAGATTCCCAATCCACTATCCGCAAAGTTATTGACCAAGTGTTAGCACGCTGTGAGATTGATACTAGGCGGTTTAAAATCGAAATGGAATTAAATTCCATAGAAGCCATTAAGAATGCCGTGCAATCGGGTTTGGGGGCTGCTTTTGTTTCCACCTCTGCCATTGCTAAAGAGTTACAAATGGGTGTATTACACTGTGCCCCGATTGAAGGGGTTGTGGTGAAGCGCACACTTTGGCTGATTTTTAATCCCAATCGCTATCGCTCTAAGGCAGCAGAGGCATTTAGTCAGGAAATCTTGCCCCAGTTTGCTACCCCAGGATGGAACCACAATGTGTTAAAATTGGCACAAAAAAATTTAATGGTCAATACATTGGATGCAGTAATACCCAACTCCTCTGACGAAGACTAA
- a CDS encoding serine/threonine-protein kinase — MEVYCTRPRCPRPQNYFADLDDHTTLKTAQQKYCTACGMPLMLDGRYVPIKLLGRGGFGAAFLALDRRIPGMRQCVVKQFQPTGNLTSTQLHLAQQLFEREAEVLAHIGNEHDQIPDLFAFFPITVQGLQPGQQDQFFYLVQEYINGQNLEEELVEKGRFSEPEIFEVLQEILKVLKFVHERGIIHRDIKPSNIMRRRDGKLFLLDFGAVKQVTNSPAASSTGIYSMGFAPPEQMAGNQVFPSTDLYALAVTVLTLLTGKEATKLFDGYSNQWIWRTLVNVQPRLADILDKMLLPAANQRFQSAQEVLNALAEINPSQLTPPTQISPKSRTSPPAVKSSRAAVSPSLPPVAAFSTWELLAGAAFSGFEGALIAIAVFSLLHNLITTLSISAVILGMLIFAQTRRWIEKLDLLIIPGISFAIIFFLPLLRSELGIQQVVVLAVAAALVSIALTALFRLIYKLLSLIL, encoded by the coding sequence ATGGAAGTCTACTGCACTCGTCCACGCTGTCCACGTCCTCAAAACTATTTTGCGGATTTGGATGATCACACGACCCTGAAAACAGCACAACAAAAATACTGCACTGCCTGTGGAATGCCATTGATGCTAGATGGTCGATATGTACCCATCAAGTTGTTAGGTAGAGGTGGTTTTGGAGCAGCATTTTTGGCACTAGATCGCCGGATTCCGGGAATGCGCCAATGTGTAGTGAAGCAGTTTCAACCTACAGGCAATTTAACATCTACTCAACTGCATCTAGCACAACAGTTATTTGAAAGAGAAGCAGAAGTTCTAGCCCATATAGGCAACGAACACGACCAAATACCGGATTTATTTGCCTTTTTTCCGATTACAGTTCAAGGCTTGCAACCAGGACAGCAAGATCAATTTTTTTATTTAGTCCAAGAATATATTAACGGGCAGAATCTTGAGGAAGAATTAGTTGAAAAAGGTAGATTTTCCGAACCAGAAATTTTCGAGGTACTGCAAGAAATCCTCAAGGTACTAAAGTTTGTTCATGAACGAGGCATTATCCACAGAGATATTAAGCCATCTAACATTATGCGCCGTCGTGATGGCAAACTGTTTTTATTAGATTTTGGTGCAGTTAAGCAAGTGACTAATTCCCCAGCTGCTTCTTCCACAGGAATTTATTCTATGGGATTTGCACCGCCTGAGCAGATGGCTGGAAACCAGGTTTTCCCCTCTACAGATTTATATGCTTTAGCTGTAACTGTTTTGACCTTATTGACTGGTAAGGAAGCAACTAAGCTATTTGATGGCTATAGTAACCAGTGGATATGGCGCACCCTAGTAAATGTTCAACCGCGCCTAGCTGATATTTTAGATAAGATGTTACTGCCTGCTGCTAATCAACGCTTTCAGTCAGCACAAGAAGTTTTAAATGCACTAGCTGAAATCAACCCATCACAGTTGACACCGCCAACACAAATTTCACCGAAATCGCGGACATCACCACCAGCCGTAAAAAGTTCGCGTGCTGCTGTTTCACCTTCGTTACCACCAGTAGCAGCTTTTTCAACCTGGGAATTATTAGCGGGAGCAGCTTTTAGCGGGTTTGAAGGTGCATTAATTGCGATCGCTGTTTTTAGTTTGTTACATAACTTAATTACTACTCTCAGCATTTCCGCTGTAATTTTGGGGATGCTAATTTTCGCCCAAACTAGAAGGTGGATTGAAAAGTTAGATTTATTAATTATTCCGGGAATTAGTTTTGCAATTATCTTTTTTCTGCCTTTATTACGTAGTGAACTTGGTATTCAGCAGGTAGTTGTATTAGCAGTTGCGGCTGCCTTAGTCAGTATTGCCTTAACAGCTTTATTTCGGTTGATTTACAAATTACTTTCTTTAATTCTGTGA
- a CDS encoding PstS family phosphate ABC transporter substrate-binding protein — MSPRNGTNETGVLVLALTITLGLVGVVFWWLANNSGVIDSFTNNPSRQVLQPQNDIAQKTNPLPSGLFSYGGSTTWAPIRKEVEPGMQKLWPQFQLRYTDPTTGAPGSGTGIKMLLDNQLAFSQSSRSLKDEEYQKAQQRGFKLKEIPVAIDGIAIAVHPSLKIPGLTLAQLKDIYTGKLTNWRQVNGPNLPITAYSRRLEEGGTIEFFDQNVMASEKFGANVKFIATTTQALKEVAKNPGAIYYASAPEVVGQCSVQPLPLGRTLDQLIPPYKEPFVPLEQCPQQRNQINATAFQKAEYPITRRLFVIVKQNGQGDQQAGEAYANWLLTPQGQELIAKAGFVRIR; from the coding sequence ATGTCGCCAAGGAACGGAACAAATGAAACTGGTGTTTTGGTTTTAGCTTTGACGATCACACTAGGGTTAGTGGGTGTTGTATTTTGGTGGTTGGCTAATAACTCTGGTGTAATTGATAGTTTTACTAATAATCCATCCCGCCAAGTTTTGCAGCCGCAGAATGACATTGCTCAAAAAACAAATCCTCTTCCTTCCGGCTTATTTAGTTATGGGGGAAGTACAACTTGGGCCCCCATTCGCAAAGAAGTAGAACCAGGAATGCAAAAGCTTTGGCCCCAGTTTCAATTACGTTATACAGATCCCACAACTGGTGCGCCTGGATCTGGTACTGGGATTAAAATGCTTTTGGATAACCAGCTGGCTTTTTCTCAGTCATCTCGCTCATTGAAAGATGAGGAATACCAGAAGGCTCAACAAAGAGGGTTTAAACTCAAAGAAATTCCCGTGGCAATTGATGGGATTGCGATCGCAGTTCATCCAAGCCTCAAAATTCCTGGTTTAACTCTGGCACAGCTTAAGGATATATATACGGGCAAACTGACTAACTGGCGACAAGTGAATGGCCCCAATTTACCGATTACAGCTTACTCTCGCCGTTTAGAAGAAGGAGGCACCATCGAATTTTTCGATCAAAATGTTATGGCAAGTGAAAAATTTGGTGCCAATGTAAAATTTATCGCCACGACAACTCAAGCTTTAAAGGAAGTGGCAAAGAATCCTGGCGCAATTTATTATGCTTCTGCTCCGGAAGTAGTTGGACAATGTAGTGTTCAACCTTTACCCCTAGGACGGACATTAGATCAACTCATTCCACCTTACAAAGAACCTTTTGTTCCTCTAGAACAGTGTCCGCAACAGCGTAACCAAATAAATGCTACCGCCTTTCAAAAAGCTGAATACCCGATTACTAGGCGATTATTTGTCATTGTGAAACAAAATGGACAAGGCGATCAGCAAGCAGGAGAAGCTTATGCTAATTGGCTGCTGACACCTCAAGGTCAAGAATTAATTGCTAAAGCCGGATTTGTCAGAATTCGCTAA